The Corynebacterium suranareeae genome window below encodes:
- a CDS encoding Tex family protein, whose protein sequence is MSSISRTIALELGVKDEQVEAAIKLLDEGNTVPFIARYRKEITGGLDDTQLRDLEERLSYLRELEDRKQSILAAIEEQGKLTDDLRSLILGCDTKARLEDLYLPFKKRRKTKADTAREAGLEELVDKLIDAPSLDASAEAAAYQTEGFEDAKKVLDGARAILIDRFALDADLVGEVREQMYRTGSMSASVVEGKEQEGAKFKDYFEFSEPFASLPSHRILALLRGENEGVLSLNLDAGDDSIYEGLIADRFSLDTQTSSWLAEAVRWGWRTKLYVSSGLDVRMRLKEKAEEGALDVFATNLRDVLLAAPAGQRSTIGLDPGFRNGVKVAVVDSTGKDVATTIVYPHQPQNRWKEAVSELANLCATHGVELMAIGNGTASRETEKLAGEVADMIKAAGGTRPTPVVVSESGASVYSASPIAAEEFPDMDVSLRGAVSIARRLQDPLAELVKIEPKAIGVGQYQHDVNQIALAKTLDGVVEDAVNAVGVNLNTASAPLLTRVAGVTSTLANNIVAYRNENGGFSSRKELNKVPRLGPKAFEQCAGFLRISGSTDPLDASAVHPEAYPVVREIAKATGLDVTGLIGNTAVLSKLNPADFADERFGIPTVTDIISELDKPGRDPRPEFKTASFKEGIEKISDLKPGMILEGTVTNVAAFGAFVDVGVHQDGLVHVSAMSDKFISNPHEVVRSGQVVKVKVMEVDVDRKRIGLSLRMTDEPGAPAPQKKKEHRPAKKQQRSSKPAGGSMADALRRAGLGG, encoded by the coding sequence ATGTCATCAATTTCTCGAACGATTGCTCTCGAACTCGGCGTCAAAGATGAACAAGTCGAGGCCGCCATCAAGCTCTTGGATGAAGGAAACACCGTTCCGTTCATCGCCAGGTACCGCAAGGAAATCACTGGGGGACTCGATGATACCCAACTGCGTGACCTGGAAGAACGCCTCAGTTACCTCCGTGAGCTGGAGGATCGCAAACAAAGCATCCTCGCCGCGATTGAGGAACAAGGCAAACTCACCGATGATTTACGCTCGCTGATTTTAGGATGCGATACCAAAGCGCGCCTGGAGGATCTGTACCTGCCGTTCAAAAAACGGCGCAAGACGAAGGCTGATACCGCTAGGGAGGCGGGCCTGGAGGAGCTCGTCGATAAGCTTATCGACGCCCCGTCCCTCGACGCCTCAGCCGAGGCCGCTGCCTATCAGACTGAGGGCTTCGAGGATGCCAAGAAAGTGTTGGATGGCGCCCGCGCGATCTTGATTGATCGCTTTGCGCTTGATGCTGATTTGGTCGGTGAAGTGCGCGAACAGATGTATCGCACAGGTTCCATGTCCGCGTCGGTAGTTGAAGGCAAGGAACAAGAAGGTGCGAAATTCAAGGACTATTTCGAATTCTCTGAACCTTTTGCCTCATTGCCATCCCACCGAATTTTGGCTCTGCTGCGCGGTGAAAACGAAGGTGTGCTCAGCCTTAATCTGGATGCGGGCGACGACTCCATCTATGAAGGTTTAATTGCCGATCGCTTTTCCCTGGATACCCAAACCTCCAGTTGGTTGGCCGAGGCTGTTCGTTGGGGATGGCGCACCAAGCTCTATGTCTCCTCCGGGCTGGATGTGCGCATGCGTCTGAAAGAAAAAGCAGAAGAAGGCGCACTGGATGTTTTTGCCACCAACCTGCGTGACGTACTTCTTGCAGCACCTGCTGGCCAGCGATCCACTATCGGTCTGGACCCAGGATTTAGAAATGGCGTAAAAGTAGCCGTGGTGGATTCCACCGGCAAGGATGTTGCCACTACGATTGTGTACCCACACCAGCCCCAAAACCGCTGGAAAGAAGCCGTATCTGAGCTGGCCAACCTGTGCGCGACCCACGGTGTGGAACTCATGGCGATTGGAAACGGAACTGCTTCGAGGGAAACGGAAAAACTAGCCGGCGAAGTGGCAGACATGATCAAAGCTGCGGGTGGCACGCGACCAACTCCCGTGGTGGTTTCCGAATCGGGCGCATCTGTGTACTCGGCATCACCGATCGCAGCCGAAGAATTCCCCGACATGGACGTCTCCCTCCGCGGCGCAGTATCCATTGCGAGGCGCCTCCAGGATCCATTGGCTGAGCTTGTAAAAATTGAACCGAAAGCCATTGGTGTGGGCCAATACCAACATGACGTTAACCAGATTGCGCTGGCTAAAACCCTCGACGGAGTTGTCGAAGACGCCGTGAACGCAGTCGGTGTCAACCTCAACACCGCATCTGCTCCGCTGCTCACCCGAGTTGCTGGAGTGACCTCCACCTTGGCAAATAATATTGTGGCTTACCGCAACGAAAACGGTGGCTTTTCCTCCCGCAAGGAACTCAACAAGGTTCCCCGCCTCGGACCAAAAGCTTTTGAACAATGTGCCGGCTTCCTCCGCATTTCAGGATCCACCGATCCACTTGATGCATCTGCTGTTCACCCCGAGGCCTATCCCGTTGTCCGCGAAATCGCGAAAGCAACCGGATTGGATGTGACAGGGTTGATTGGAAACACAGCCGTGCTGTCAAAACTGAATCCTGCCGATTTCGCGGATGAACGATTTGGCATCCCAACCGTCACCGACATCATCTCTGAGCTGGACAAACCCGGCCGAGACCCACGCCCCGAGTTCAAAACAGCCAGCTTCAAAGAGGGCATTGAGAAAATTTCCGACCTCAAACCCGGCATGATCCTCGAAGGCACCGTCACCAACGTTGCAGCCTTTGGAGCCTTCGTGGATGTCGGAGTTCACCAAGACGGCCTCGTGCACGTTTCCGCAATGAGCGACAAGTTCATCTCCAACCCACACGAAGTCGTCCGCTCGGGTCAAGTGGTGAAGGTAAAAGTCATGGAAGTCGATGTGGACCGCAAACGCATTGGACTCTCGCTGCGCATGACCGATGAGCCAGGTGCCCCAGCACCACAGAAAAAGAAAGAACACCGACCAGCGAAAAAGCAGCAGCGCTCCTCCAAGCCCGCAGGTGGTTCCATGGCAGATGCTTTACGACGCGCCGGCCTCGGTGGCTAA
- a CDS encoding LacI family DNA-binding transcriptional regulator — MSAKSSLKEVAELAGVGYATASRALSGKGYVSPQTREKVQAAAKELNYVPNQLAKALREHRSALVGVIVPDLSNEYYSESLQTIQQDLKAAGYQMLVAEANSVQAQDVVMESLISIQAAGIIHVPVVGSIASEGIPIVQLTRGELGPDFPRVSCDDEAGFFQLTESVLGGSGMNIAALVGEESLSTTQERMRGISHAASIYGAEVTFHFGHYSVESGEEMAQVVFNNGLPDALIVASPRLMAGVMRAFAHLNVSVPHDVVIGGYDDPEWYSFVGAGITTFVPPHEEMGKEAVRLLVDLIENPELPTGDVVLQGQVILRGSSTHSG, encoded by the coding sequence ATGTCAGCAAAATCGAGCCTCAAGGAAGTGGCTGAGCTAGCTGGCGTCGGTTACGCCACAGCCTCGAGGGCCCTATCCGGCAAGGGGTATGTGTCACCGCAAACGCGGGAGAAAGTTCAGGCGGCGGCTAAAGAGCTGAACTATGTGCCAAACCAGCTGGCCAAGGCATTGCGGGAACATCGCAGTGCCTTGGTGGGGGTCATTGTTCCGGATTTGTCCAATGAGTATTATTCGGAATCGCTGCAAACTATTCAGCAGGATCTGAAAGCTGCTGGCTACCAAATGCTGGTTGCGGAGGCCAATAGTGTGCAGGCGCAGGACGTGGTGATGGAATCGTTGATTTCGATTCAAGCTGCAGGAATTATCCACGTTCCAGTGGTCGGCTCGATTGCCTCTGAAGGAATCCCCATTGTGCAGTTGACTCGTGGTGAATTGGGTCCTGATTTCCCTCGGGTGTCGTGTGATGATGAGGCTGGGTTTTTTCAGCTGACCGAGTCGGTGCTGGGCGGCAGCGGAATGAACATTGCTGCTTTGGTGGGTGAGGAATCACTTTCCACCACGCAGGAACGGATGCGCGGTATTAGTCATGCGGCGTCGATATATGGGGCTGAGGTGACATTCCACTTTGGCCACTATTCTGTCGAATCTGGTGAAGAGATGGCTCAGGTGGTGTTTAATAACGGCCTTCCCGACGCTTTGATTGTGGCGTCACCTCGGCTAATGGCTGGGGTGATGCGTGCTTTTGCTCATCTGAATGTCAGCGTTCCCCACGATGTGGTGATTGGTGGTTATGACGATCCTGAGTGGTACAGCTTCGTCGGCGCTGGGATCACCACGTTTGTTCCACCGCATGAGGAGATGGGGAAAGAGGCCGTGCGCTTGTTGGTGGATCTGATTGAAAATCCTGAACTTCCCACCGGCGATGTGGTTTTACAGGGACAGGTGATCCTTCGGGGGTCGAGCACACATTCCGGGTAG